Genomic segment of Nothobranchius furzeri strain GRZ-AD chromosome 12, NfurGRZ-RIMD1, whole genome shotgun sequence:
TTGCGGTCTGTGGTGGACAAATGATCAAAAAAACCTTGACAGGCGCCTTCACGATGAATTCAGCATAAACTCAAATGGGAGATTTGTCACCTTTAGGGGAGGAGGAGATAGTGACATCCATGCACAAGTATCATCAGCCACCAAGGGACCAATTCTCCACAGATCAGACCGTTTCAGATGATCGGCCCAGGCACAGGAAGCTCACCAGGTTCATGATAACAGTCAAGACGTTGGGTCTTCCTCTGCTCAGGCTGATGAAGCAGCAGCTGGTTTCTTTCAACTCCACCCAATCCACGTGATAAGCATTAAGGAGTGGAAATTAGGAACATTAGGAAATTagtggtacttggtgcaagaaaaaaataACGATAAtcaaaaattagaattaagaaataaacataataaaataataataacaatatagggaggcaataattagagGCGCAGCTAttttatacaagtcagtgtaggtactgcAGAGTGggtcagttcaggtacaaactcaacacagggtcatgtgactgaaacaaagcaaTTGGAGTGGGCAGATCTACAACTGACATTTAGGAGTCTGACCGCAGagtggaagaaactgtttttatgGCGAGAGGTTATGGtatgaatggatctgagcctcctgccagggagtaagtcaaagagactgtgtccagagtGACACAGGTCTactgtgatccgacctgcacgcctcaatgtcctggaggtgaagTCCTCTATGGAGGGGAGTTTAcatccaatgaccttctcagcagagcgtacaacacgctgcagcttcctcttgtccctgatggtagctccagcgtaccacacggtga
This window contains:
- the LOC139062173 gene encoding uncharacterized protein isoform X2, translated to MSLPGHQHHPGPQVGAHHHLHHEKAQKKRNFLRQLKKFNLPAQTMRQFCTSVIRSILTSSVTVWYAGATIRDKRKLQRVVRSAEKVIGCKLPSIEDFTSRTLRRAGRITVDLCHSGHSLFDLLPGRRLRSIHTITSRHKNSFFHSAVRLLNVSCRSAHSNCFVSVT